The Flavobacterium psychrophilum genome includes a region encoding these proteins:
- a CDS encoding RNA polymerase subunit sigma-70: MQDEKAFIASLLNPKTQDIAFRQLVSQYSRPLYSHIRNIVIDHDDTDDVLQNTFIKVFQNLKSFKGESKLFSWVYRIATNEAITFVSSKAKKNNISNEEVQQKALQNLQADEYFEGDAMELKLQQAITSLPDKQQLVFKMKYYEDLKYEEISEILGTSVGALKASYHHAVKKIEDFINSH, from the coding sequence TTGCAGGACGAGAAGGCCTTTATAGCATCATTGCTAAATCCCAAAACGCAGGACATTGCGTTTAGGCAGCTCGTATCTCAATACAGCCGGCCTCTCTATAGCCATATTCGTAACATCGTGATAGATCACGATGATACAGATGATGTACTGCAAAACACGTTTATTAAAGTATTCCAGAACCTTAAAAGTTTTAAAGGTGAAAGTAAACTCTTCTCCTGGGTATATCGTATTGCCACCAACGAGGCAATAACCTTTGTGAGTTCTAAAGCGAAAAAAAATAATATCAGCAATGAAGAAGTGCAACAAAAAGCGTTGCAAAACCTTCAGGCAGATGAATATTTTGAAGGCGATGCTATGGAGTTAAAACTTCAGCAGGCAATTACGTCGCTACCAGATAAGCAACAATTAGTATTTAAAATGAAATATTATGAAGACCTTAAATATGAAGAAATATCAGAAATATTGGGAACATCAGTTGGTGCTTTAAAAGCATCTTACCACCATGCAGTAAAAAAAATTGAAGATTTTATAAATAGCCATTAA
- a CDS encoding aspartyl beta-hydroxylase, producing MDKLVRSIKFPVLFDVEKLQNDVKKIINTDWTDHYNKNDYSGKWTSIALMSQTGKADAIFALPNSDKKLIATDVLNSCLYFKEILDGFLFEKTAVRLLQLAVGAEIKPHSDHCLGYEDGSFRLHIPIITNSDVEFILDGTRLIMNEGECWYIDANFIHSVANRGSRDRIHLVIDGIRNDWTDAMFYNEAQQEAFVKPAPVITDEQKKLMIAELRRMNTPTANKMIGELE from the coding sequence ATGGATAAATTAGTACGTTCAATAAAGTTTCCGGTTTTATTTGATGTAGAAAAGCTACAGAATGACGTTAAGAAGATTATAAATACAGACTGGACTGATCATTATAATAAGAATGATTATTCGGGTAAGTGGACTTCTATAGCATTGATGTCGCAAACAGGAAAGGCAGATGCCATTTTTGCGCTGCCAAATAGTGATAAGAAACTTATTGCTACAGACGTTTTGAATTCCTGTTTATATTTTAAAGAGATACTTGATGGCTTTTTGTTTGAGAAAACAGCTGTAAGATTGTTACAACTAGCTGTCGGCGCAGAAATTAAACCGCATAGTGATCATTGTCTTGGTTATGAGGACGGTTCTTTCAGGCTACACATTCCAATAATTACAAATAGTGATGTTGAGTTTATTTTAGATGGTACGCGCCTTATTATGAATGAGGGTGAGTGCTGGTATATTGATGCCAACTTTATACATTCTGTTGCAAACAGGGGATCGCGTGATAGAATTCATCTTGTAATTGACGGTATCAGAAATGACTGGACAGACGCCATGTTTTATAATGAGGCGCAACAGGAAGCATTTGTAAAACCTGCTCCGGTTATTACTGATGAACAAAAAAAGCTAATGATTGCAGAGCTACGCCGAATGAATACACCTACAGCAAATAAAATGATTGGTGAATTAGAGTAG
- a CDS encoding ABC transporter ATP-binding protein encodes MIKTVIFDMDGVIVDTEPVHHYAYHQHFKHLNIDVTAEMYASFTGNSTKNVYQRLKESFEILEEVEDLVQKKRSLFNDAFDEKEDLDLLPGVRELIVNLYDNGIQLILASSASKVTIERVFNRFGLHKYFTHIVSGEDFPKSKPHPAIFEHAASLSVAPKEECIVIEDSTNGIKAAKAAGIYCVGYMSENSKLQELAEADMVINHFNELDADKVKNLN; translated from the coding sequence ATGATAAAGACTGTTATTTTTGATATGGATGGGGTTATTGTTGATACAGAGCCTGTTCACCACTATGCTTACCACCAGCATTTCAAACATTTAAATATAGATGTAACTGCCGAAATGTATGCTTCGTTTACAGGTAACTCTACCAAAAATGTCTACCAGCGCTTAAAAGAATCTTTTGAAATACTTGAGGAAGTAGAAGATCTTGTGCAGAAAAAACGCTCACTTTTTAACGACGCTTTTGATGAGAAAGAAGATCTTGACCTTCTGCCCGGTGTACGTGAGCTTATAGTTAATCTTTATGATAATGGCATACAATTAATATTGGCATCATCAGCATCTAAAGTAACTATAGAACGTGTATTTAACCGTTTTGGGCTTCATAAATATTTTACGCATATTGTAAGTGGAGAAGATTTTCCAAAGTCAAAACCGCATCCTGCTATCTTTGAACATGCTGCTTCGTTATCAGTAGCGCCTAAAGAAGAATGTATAGTTATAGAAGATAGTACAAATGGTATCAAGGCCGCAAAAGCTGCCGGCATATACTGTGTTGGCTATATGAGTGAAAATTCAAAATTACAGGAATTGGCAGAAGCCGATATGGTGATCAATCATTTTAATGAGCTGGACGCTGATAAGGTTAAAAATTTAAACTAA
- a CDS encoding sensor of ECF-type sigma factor: MKIRHVMLFFLFFTMLAYGQTDRRDQLKALKSTHIEGALKLTPAESQKFWPMYLNCEEKIYDIRYNKIRPLTNKLEEKGIDALTPKEAQLYLSQLESAEEEIFNLRKKLVSDLRSVIGAKKVLKLKTAEDDFNKLLLSKYKGRKD; this comes from the coding sequence ATGAAGATCAGACATGTAATGTTGTTCTTCCTGTTTTTTACAATGTTGGCCTATGGGCAAACCGACAGGAGAGATCAGTTAAAAGCGTTGAAATCAACACATATTGAGGGTGCATTAAAGCTTACTCCTGCTGAATCGCAGAAGTTTTGGCCTATGTATCTTAATTGTGAAGAAAAGATATATGATATAAGGTATAATAAAATTCGTCCCCTTACCAATAAACTCGAGGAAAAAGGGATTGATGCACTTACACCAAAAGAAGCACAATTGTATTTAAGTCAGCTTGAGTCGGCGGAAGAAGAGATATTTAATTTGCGCAAAAAACTGGTATCTGACTTACGATCAGTAATTGGCGCGAAGAAAGTCCTAAAATTAAAAACGGCGGAAGACGACTTTAACAAGTTGCTTCTAAGTAAATACAAAGGACGAAAAGATTAG
- a CDS encoding oxidoreductase: protein MNKSIILLMVLSLLSCKKEDSKNFKASFDTVKVDTLLQDEISIRGIAIDGDKAWYAGNNGKYGWVSLNGGRNFTGVAVQDTLMPEFRAIAQTKSDIFILNVGTPALLYKISKDGKQSKLVYTETGEKVFYDSMQFRNDKEGIAIGDPIDGCLSVIITNDGGNTWKKIPCSQFPAVADGEAAFAASNTNVIVKGDNTWIVSGGKKARVFYSSSLKEKWEVFNTPIVQGREMTGIFSADFYNDEIGFAVGGDYENPQLNKDNKILTEDGGKTWRKVGQDKGFGYGSCVQFVPESDGNELITVGASGVYYSHDRGENWKQLLSDKTLHTLRFADSKTIIAAGQNKIIRLKLK from the coding sequence ATGAATAAAAGCATAATATTATTAATGGTGCTCTCGTTGCTTTCCTGTAAGAAGGAAGACAGCAAAAATTTTAAAGCTTCTTTCGATACTGTTAAAGTTGATACATTATTACAGGACGAGATAAGTATCAGGGGAATTGCTATTGATGGCGATAAAGCCTGGTATGCCGGAAACAATGGTAAATATGGATGGGTGTCATTAAATGGAGGCAGGAATTTTACTGGTGTTGCGGTACAGGATACCTTAATGCCGGAATTTCGCGCTATAGCTCAGACAAAATCTGATATTTTTATACTTAATGTAGGTACGCCTGCGTTATTATATAAGATATCTAAAGACGGAAAACAATCTAAGCTTGTATATACCGAAACAGGTGAAAAAGTGTTTTACGACAGTATGCAGTTTCGCAATGATAAAGAAGGTATAGCCATAGGTGACCCTATAGACGGATGTTTATCTGTTATTATCACTAACGATGGAGGAAATACATGGAAGAAAATACCTTGCAGCCAGTTTCCTGCTGTAGCAGATGGCGAGGCAGCTTTTGCAGCAAGTAATACCAACGTTATCGTTAAAGGCGATAACACCTGGATAGTATCAGGTGGTAAAAAGGCGAGAGTGTTTTATTCTTCCTCCCTTAAAGAGAAATGGGAGGTTTTTAATACCCCAATAGTTCAGGGTAGAGAAATGACAGGAATATTTTCTGCCGATTTTTATAATGATGAGATTGGTTTTGCCGTAGGAGGTGATTATGAAAATCCTCAACTTAATAAGGATAATAAAATACTTACCGAAGATGGTGGTAAAACCTGGAGGAAAGTAGGGCAGGACAAAGGTTTTGGATATGGCTCATGCGTACAGTTTGTGCCGGAAAGTGATGGAAATGAATTGATAACGGTGGGAGCTTCAGGTGTTTATTATTCACACGACAGAGGAGAAAACTGGAAACAATTGTTATCAGATAAAACATTACATACGTTACGATTTGCAGATTCTAAAACAATTATTGCCGCAGGACAGAATAAAATTATACGATTAAAATTAAAGTAG
- a CDS encoding RNA methyltransferase, translated as MRLHRNLVFTVIDSLGFVFNDGEYADKVVARALKKDKRWGSADRKFVAETIYEIVRWKRLYIEIAEVKEPLDRDNLWRIFAVWAVLRGVTLPDWKYFEDTPIRRIKGRFDELSKIRKYRESIPDWMDEVGVKELGEAKWEKELAAQNQQAKVILRVNTLKTTREKLRAILMDLNIDTIIEKDYPDALILKERANVFLTDAFKEGMFEVQDASSQLVARFLEVEPGMRVVDTCAGAGGKTLHMASLMENKGQLIAMDLYESKLKQLKLRAKRNSAFNIEYRIIDSTKVIKKLHEKADRVLIDAPCSGLGVLKRNPDSKWKLQPEFIDNIRKVQAEVLENYSKIVKPGGKMVYATCSVLPSENEEQVKKFLTTEIGKEFTFVKENKVLASESGFDGFYMALLERKNK; from the coding sequence ATGAGATTACACAGGAATTTAGTTTTTACGGTTATTGATTCACTTGGCTTTGTCTTTAATGATGGAGAATACGCCGATAAGGTTGTTGCACGTGCACTTAAAAAAGATAAACGCTGGGGAAGCGCCGATAGAAAATTTGTAGCCGAAACCATATATGAAATTGTTCGCTGGAAACGCCTTTATATAGAAATTGCCGAAGTTAAAGAACCTCTTGACAGGGATAACCTATGGCGTATTTTTGCTGTGTGGGCTGTGCTTCGTGGCGTAACGCTTCCGGACTGGAAATATTTTGAAGATACTCCAATACGCCGTATTAAGGGTCGCTTTGATGAACTTTCTAAAATACGTAAGTACCGTGAGTCTATTCCAGACTGGATGGATGAAGTTGGTGTAAAAGAGCTTGGCGAAGCAAAATGGGAAAAAGAACTTGCTGCACAAAACCAGCAGGCAAAAGTAATACTTCGAGTAAATACGCTTAAAACCACTAGAGAAAAGCTTCGCGCTATCCTTATGGATTTAAATATAGATACGATAATCGAAAAAGATTATCCGGATGCACTTATCCTTAAAGAAAGAGCAAACGTATTTCTAACCGATGCTTTTAAGGAAGGAATGTTTGAAGTACAGGATGCTTCATCTCAGCTTGTAGCGCGTTTTCTTGAAGTTGAGCCGGGTATGCGTGTTGTAGATACGTGTGCAGGTGCAGGTGGTAAAACACTCCACATGGCATCACTAATGGAAAACAAAGGCCAGCTTATTGCAATGGACCTTTATGAAAGTAAACTGAAACAGCTTAAGCTTCGTGCGAAAAGAAATAGTGCTTTCAATATTGAGTACCGTATTATTGACAGTACTAAAGTAATCAAGAAGCTTCATGAAAAAGCCGATCGTGTACTTATTGATGCACCATGCAGCGGATTAGGTGTACTTAAGCGTAATCCTGACAGTAAATGGAAGCTTCAGCCTGAGTTTATAGATAACATTAGAAAAGTACAGGCAGAAGTGCTTGAAAACTATTCTAAGATCGTAAAACCGGGTGGCAAAATGGTATATGCTACATGTTCGGTACTTCCATCAGAAAATGAAGAGCAGGTTAAAAAATTCCTTACGACCGAGATTGGTAAAGAATTTACTTTTGTAAAAGAAAATAAGGTATTGGCTTCAGAAAGCGGCTTCGACGGTTTCTACATGGCGTTACTCGAAAGAAAAAATAAATAG
- a CDS encoding ABC transporter ATP-binding protein, whose product MTKAVIFDMDGVVVNTEPIGYRANQKLYKALNINVSDEVYGTFIGNSDKMIVQKLKDLYTIPLTHEELLDEKYKYYFDAFDNAEDLEMLPGVKDLIIDLHKNGMKLLLASSASKRKIEKVFTRFGLHQYFDCTISGEDFEESKPNPAIFLEAVAKSGFEKNECIVIEDSTNGIKAANAAGIYCIGYNSGHTMGQDTSLANKVITDFGQVNFEIIRDIQ is encoded by the coding sequence ATGACAAAAGCAGTAATTTTCGACATGGATGGGGTAGTGGTAAACACCGAGCCAATTGGCTACCGTGCTAACCAAAAGCTATACAAAGCACTTAATATAAATGTATCTGATGAAGTATACGGGACGTTTATTGGTAATTCTGACAAGATGATCGTTCAGAAACTGAAAGATTTATACACTATTCCGCTTACGCATGAAGAACTGCTTGATGAAAAATATAAGTATTACTTCGATGCTTTTGACAACGCTGAAGATCTTGAAATGCTTCCCGGAGTAAAAGATCTTATTATTGATCTGCATAAAAATGGAATGAAGCTTTTATTAGCATCATCTGCGTCAAAAAGAAAAATTGAAAAAGTGTTTACACGTTTTGGTTTACACCAATATTTTGACTGTACTATTAGCGGCGAGGATTTTGAGGAGTCCAAACCGAATCCGGCTATATTTCTTGAGGCCGTAGCAAAATCAGGTTTTGAGAAAAATGAATGTATTGTTATTGAAGATAGTACCAATGGAATTAAGGCTGCGAATGCTGCCGGTATTTATTGTATTGGTTATAATAGCGGACATACCATGGGACAAGACACCTCTTTGGCAAATAAGGTAATCACCGATTTTGGCCAGGTTAATTTTGAAATAATAAGAGATATTCAGTAA
- a CDS encoding serine dehydratase has translation MNECISVFDMLKIGVGPSSSHTLGPWRGAERFLKELHDEGIFEKVNRVKVDLYGSLSLTGKGHATNLAVMLGLSGADPEYVPIESISSIIDTITVSYQINLGGKMIIPFFINTDIVFNKNFLPFHANGFMFTAYIDDHTQYESTFYSIGGGFVVKEERTVAKQKELIKCAFPFPIDKADELLAYTRSENKKISEIVYENEKSIRSEEDIDKELMRIWNTMLECMYTGCHTSGILPGGLNVRRRAFDMHANLIGEMPYNNPQEWLEVIRGTEVKFRQILKWVSCFALAVNEVNAALGRVVTAPTNGSAGVIPAVLMYYMVIENHDADESHIKQFLMVAGEVGSIFKKGATISAAMGGCQAEIGVSSAMAAAALSELMGGTPEQCLMAAEIAMEHHLGMTCDPIGGLVQIPCIERNTMGAIKAINAAELALETDPKNAKVPLDKVVDTMWKTAQDMNNKYKETSEGGLAVTVNNADC, from the coding sequence ATGAACGAATGTATTTCTGTTTTTGATATGCTAAAAATTGGTGTGGGACCATCGAGCTCGCACACACTTGGACCATGGCGTGGTGCTGAACGCTTCTTAAAAGAACTTCATGATGAAGGTATCTTTGAAAAAGTAAACCGTGTTAAGGTAGACCTATATGGCTCACTTTCCCTTACAGGAAAAGGCCATGCTACAAATCTTGCAGTAATGCTTGGGCTTAGCGGTGCCGACCCCGAATATGTTCCGATTGAAAGCATTTCATCTATTATAGATACAATCACTGTATCCTATCAGATAAATCTTGGAGGTAAGATGATCATTCCGTTTTTTATAAATACAGATATTGTTTTTAATAAAAACTTCCTGCCATTTCACGCTAACGGATTCATGTTTACTGCTTATATTGATGATCATACACAATATGAATCTACTTTCTATTCTATTGGCGGTGGGTTTGTAGTTAAAGAAGAGCGTACTGTAGCAAAACAGAAAGAGCTTATAAAATGTGCTTTCCCCTTCCCTATAGATAAAGCGGATGAATTACTGGCGTATACCAGATCTGAAAATAAAAAGATATCTGAGATAGTATACGAGAACGAAAAGTCAATTCGTAGCGAAGAAGATATTGATAAAGAACTTATGCGCATCTGGAATACTATGCTGGAATGCATGTACACAGGTTGTCATACTTCTGGAATATTACCGGGCGGTCTTAACGTTCGTCGCAGGGCTTTCGATATGCATGCGAATCTTATAGGCGAAATGCCGTACAATAACCCTCAGGAATGGTTGGAGGTAATTAGAGGTACCGAGGTTAAATTCCGTCAGATACTTAAATGGGTAAGCTGTTTCGCACTTGCCGTAAACGAGGTTAACGCTGCACTTGGCCGTGTGGTTACTGCTCCTACCAATGGTAGTGCAGGTGTTATTCCGGCGGTACTTATGTATTATATGGTTATTGAAAACCACGATGCAGATGAGAGCCACATTAAACAATTCCTTATGGTTGCCGGAGAAGTGGGAAGTATCTTTAAAAAAGGTGCTACCATATCTGCCGCAATGGGTGGCTGCCAGGCTGAGATAGGCGTATCTTCGGCAATGGCTGCAGCAGCACTTTCTGAACTTATGGGAGGAACCCCTGAACAATGCCTTATGGCTGCTGAGATCGCGATGGAACACCACTTAGGGATGACCTGCGATCCTATCGGTGGGCTTGTACAGATTCCATGTATCGAACGTAATACAATGGGCGCTATTAAAGCCATTAACGCTGCTGAACTTGCATTGGAAACCGACCCTAAAAACGCTAAAGTGCCATTAGATAAGGTAGTAGACACCATGTGGAAAACTGCTCAGGACATGAATAATAAATACAAAGAAACATCCGAAGGCGGACTTGCTGTTACAGTAAACAATGCCGACTGTTAA
- a CDS encoding pseudouridine synthase, with protein MKVLSNKTNLQVLYEDNHIIAVNKRVGDIVQGDKTGDKPLSDVVKEYIKDKYNKPGEVFLGVVHRLDRPTTGIVIFARTTKALTRLNELFKNRETQKTYWAVVKNKPEQKSATLVHYLKRNEKSNTSKAHSKEVPESKMASLDYTIIKELNNYTALEINLHTGRHHQIRSQLSAIGSPIKGDLKYGFDRSNPDGGIHLHARKLNFVHPVTKEAIQIIAPVPEDVIWKAV; from the coding sequence ATGAAAGTTCTTTCCAATAAAACAAATCTTCAGGTTCTCTATGAGGACAATCATATTATTGCTGTAAACAAGCGTGTTGGCGATATCGTACAGGGTGATAAGACAGGTGATAAACCACTGAGCGATGTTGTTAAAGAATACATTAAAGATAAATACAACAAACCCGGAGAAGTTTTTTTAGGAGTTGTACACAGACTTGACAGGCCTACAACAGGCATTGTTATATTTGCACGTACCACAAAAGCTTTAACAAGGCTAAATGAACTTTTCAAAAACCGTGAAACCCAAAAAACATATTGGGCGGTTGTTAAAAATAAACCGGAACAAAAATCGGCTACCTTGGTACATTACCTTAAACGTAATGAAAAATCCAATACTTCAAAAGCTCATAGTAAAGAAGTCCCCGAAAGTAAAATGGCAAGCCTTGATTATACTATAATTAAAGAGCTAAACAACTACACTGCACTCGAAATAAACCTGCATACCGGCAGGCACCACCAGATCAGATCTCAATTATCCGCTATAGGCTCCCCTATTAAAGGTGACCTTAAATATGGATTTGACCGAAGCAATCCTGATGGCGGTATACACCTTCATGCCCGAAAACTGAATTTTGTACATCCCGTAACAAAAGAAGCGATCCAAATTATTGCACCTGTACCCGAAGACGTGATATGGAAAGCGGTATAA
- a CDS encoding 3-methyl-2-oxobutanoate hydroxymethyltransferase has product MSVAKKDYKRITTKSLIEMKANGEKISMLTAYDYTMAKIVDTAGVDVILVGDSASNVMAGHETTLPITLDQMIYHASSVVRAITRSLVVVDLPFGSYQSDPKEALRSSIRIMKESGGHAVKLEGGSEIKDSIKKILNAGIPVMGHLGLTPQSIYKFGTYTVRAKEEAEAEKLIEDVKMLERLGCFAIVLEKIPAHLAQKAAESVSIPIIGIGAGGGVDGQVLVIHDMLGMNNEFSPRFLRRYMDLYEGMTTAIGQYVTDVKSKDFPNTNEQY; this is encoded by the coding sequence ATGTCAGTAGCAAAAAAAGATTATAAAAGAATTACTACTAAGTCTTTAATTGAAATGAAGGCCAACGGAGAAAAAATATCTATGCTAACAGCATACGATTATACGATGGCTAAAATTGTTGACACCGCAGGTGTAGATGTCATCCTTGTAGGTGATTCTGCATCAAACGTAATGGCAGGACATGAAACAACTCTTCCTATTACACTAGACCAAATGATTTACCACGCATCGTCTGTTGTGCGAGCAATAACAAGATCTTTGGTAGTAGTAGATTTACCTTTTGGTAGCTACCAGTCTGACCCCAAAGAAGCACTTCGCTCATCAATAAGGATAATGAAAGAAAGCGGCGGACATGCTGTAAAACTTGAAGGTGGGAGTGAAATAAAAGATTCTATCAAAAAAATACTTAATGCAGGCATCCCTGTTATGGGACACTTAGGATTAACGCCTCAGTCTATTTATAAATTCGGAACGTATACTGTTCGTGCTAAAGAAGAAGCTGAAGCAGAGAAGCTAATTGAAGATGTAAAAATGCTGGAGCGCCTAGGTTGCTTTGCTATAGTACTCGAAAAAATACCGGCGCATTTAGCTCAAAAAGCTGCCGAAAGCGTATCTATTCCTATTATTGGTATTGGTGCTGGTGGTGGCGTTGACGGCCAGGTGTTGGTTATTCATGACATGCTTGGTATGAATAACGAATTCAGCCCGCGTTTCTTAAGAAGGTATATGGATCTATACGAAGGTATGACTACAGCTATAGGTCAATATGTTACTGATGTAAAATCAAAAGATTTCCCAAACACTAACGAACAATATTAA